One part of the Neodiprion virginianus isolate iyNeoVirg1 chromosome 3, iyNeoVirg1.1, whole genome shotgun sequence genome encodes these proteins:
- the LOC124301036 gene encoding mediator of RNA polymerase II transcription subunit 17 isoform X1, giving the protein MAYSVNISVEAPIENQIQEITYDGQEIYQAPLTLSENLAKIAQKIDFSKSNGDEVKKEPPEGGEKSEDDSKDPAAFQSSLWPWDSVRNKLRNALTEVCVLADVLSIVKEKKYMVLDPVPQEVPDVKPMVQVYARKKALSGAGQVLLFGAERLRNCQNELARSRATPDFHIELLRLRQNWRLKKVSNSIIGDLSYRTAGSKYTQTGMFEVTKAEEEEKVWSSPPASPNPNSSSSSNSTPSQSHTSSNSKVNPSALRVTIPSELQGVAYIEVLCQKDQEDLCSANISLLNGGTNSSNADMHWQQKLEAAQNVLFCKELFSQLAREAVHLRAPIPHMVVGNQIMATVLPGIQLIIGLCHSTGNDKKPSAPPPQKTEHDHVLEHSLHQLLREVHHKNTHHSFPHPSSGPIGPSKRRCLAGPNAADRYELLEMTKSQTLLEQIIQQAQHFFMRLRTEYVLDTIAKEVKDPLIVSHWNALNSPTQSCVKINILTHGYDTVCRTSLVVHVGEKSLKCVCRDGRVMHMSYEPQELRDLIFCQIYQHQITAVQALAKCMGWQFLANSSHLGLGAVEPLGNASSCILASPIGDRMIAVRCEPQTGVQVGIAHSPRKDFFPGQLVRERKWENLGGSFKEVRWDKMEGKNFLNKMELLMASLTSS; this is encoded by the exons ATGGCGTATTCTGTGAATATATCAGTCGAAGCACCAATAGAAAATCAAATCCAAGAAATTACCTACGATGGACAAGAGATATATCAAGC GCCACTCACTCTGTCCGAAAACTTGGCAAAGATTGCGCAAAAAATTGACTTCAGTAAATCTAATGGCGATGAAGTAAAAAAGGAACCACCTGAGGGTGGAGAAAAAAGTGAAGATGATTCTAAGGATCCAGCAGCATTTCAGTCGTCCCTGTGGCCCTGGGATAGTGTCAGAAATAAATTAAG AAACGCCCTCACAGAAGTTTGCGTTCTAGCTGACGTTCTTTCAAtagtgaaggaaaaaaagtacATGGTTTTAGATCCTGTACCGCAAGAAGTACCTGATGTTAAACCTATGGTGCAAGTCTATGCTAGAAAAAAAGCTCTGTCAGGTGCTGGACAGGTGCTTCTTTTTGGTGCTGAGAGGTTGAGAAATTGCCAAAATGAATTGGCCAGAAGTCGAGCAACTCCTGACTTTCATATCGAACTTTTAAGACTCAGGCAGAACTGGCGGctcaaaaaagtttccaatTCTATTATTGGCGATCTTAGCTACCGCACag CTGGATCCAAGTATACACAGACTGGCATGTTTGAAGTGACAAAAgctgaggaggaggagaaggttTGGAGCAGTCCACCTGCATCACCGAATCCCAATTCTAGCAGCTCATCAAATTCCACACCCTCGCAATCACATACTTCCTCAAATTCCAAGGTTAATCCTTCAGCGCTTAGGGTTACCATACCGAGTGAACTGCAAGGGGTTGCGTACATTGAAGTTCTTTGTCAAAAGg ACCAGGAGGATTTATGCAGTGCCAATATCAGCCTCTTAAACGGTGGCACGAATAGCTCTAACGCAGATATGCACTGGCAACAGAAACTGGAAGCTGCTCAAAACGTTTTATTCTGTAAAGAATTGTTTAGCCAACTAGCAAGGGAAGCTGTACATCTACGAGCGCCTATCCCTCACATGGTTGTTGGCAATCAGATCATGGCAACG GTTCTCCCCGGCATACAACTCATCATTGGCTTGTGCCACAGTACAGGCAATGATAAGAAACCTTCGGCACCACCGCCACAAAAAACAGAGCATGACCATGTACTGGAACATTCGTTGCATCAATTGCTGCGTGAAGTTCACCacaaaaatacacatcattCATTTCCTCATCCATCTTCAGGTCCTATAGGTCCAAGTAAAAGACGCTGTTTGGCAGGTCCAAATGCTGCAGACAGATATGAACTACTGGAGATGACAAAGAG CCAAACATTGTTGGAGCAGATAATTCAGCAAGCTCAACATTTCTTTATGCGGCTAAGGACAGAGTACGTCTTGGATACGATAGCAAAAGAAGTTAAAGACCCATTAATAGTTTCGCACTGGAATGCTCTCAATTCTCCGACCCAGTCTTGtgtcaaaattaatattttgacGCACGGTTACGACACCGTTTGTCGGACGTCGCTAGTTGTACACGTGGGTGAGAAGTCTCTGAAATGCGTATGCAGGGATGGACGAGTGATGCATATGAGTTACGAACCTCAGGAATTACGAGATCTCATTTTTTGTCAA ATCTACCAACATCAGATAACAGCTGTCCAAGCATTGGCCAAGTGTATGGGCTGGCAGTTCTTAGCTAATAGTTCTCATTTGGGACTCGGGGCTGTTGAGCCGCTTGGTAACGCCAGTAGCTGTATACTAGCATCGCCCATAGGAGATAG AATGATTGCAGTCAGATGCGAGCCACAGACTGGGGTTCAAGTTGGAATAGCACATTCACCAAGAAAAGATTTCTTTCCCGGACAATTAGTGAGAGAGCGAAAATGGGAGAACTTGGGTGGTTCGTTCAAAGAAGTTAGGTGGGACAAGATGgagggtaaaaattttttgaataaaatggAGCTGTTGATGGCATCGCTGACAAGTTCTTAA
- the LOC124301036 gene encoding mediator of RNA polymerase II transcription subunit 17 isoform X2, whose amino-acid sequence MVLDPVPQEVPDVKPMVQVYARKKALSGAGQVLLFGAERLRNCQNELARSRATPDFHIELLRLRQNWRLKKVSNSIIGDLSYRTAGSKYTQTGMFEVTKAEEEEKVWSSPPASPNPNSSSSSNSTPSQSHTSSNSKVNPSALRVTIPSELQGVAYIEVLCQKDQEDLCSANISLLNGGTNSSNADMHWQQKLEAAQNVLFCKELFSQLAREAVHLRAPIPHMVVGNQIMATVLPGIQLIIGLCHSTGNDKKPSAPPPQKTEHDHVLEHSLHQLLREVHHKNTHHSFPHPSSGPIGPSKRRCLAGPNAADRYELLEMTKSQTLLEQIIQQAQHFFMRLRTEYVLDTIAKEVKDPLIVSHWNALNSPTQSCVKINILTHGYDTVCRTSLVVHVGEKSLKCVCRDGRVMHMSYEPQELRDLIFCQIYQHQITAVQALAKCMGWQFLANSSHLGLGAVEPLGNASSCILASPIGDRMIAVRCEPQTGVQVGIAHSPRKDFFPGQLVRERKWENLGGSFKEVRWDKMEGKNFLNKMELLMASLTSS is encoded by the exons ATGGTTTTAGATCCTGTACCGCAAGAAGTACCTGATGTTAAACCTATGGTGCAAGTCTATGCTAGAAAAAAAGCTCTGTCAGGTGCTGGACAGGTGCTTCTTTTTGGTGCTGAGAGGTTGAGAAATTGCCAAAATGAATTGGCCAGAAGTCGAGCAACTCCTGACTTTCATATCGAACTTTTAAGACTCAGGCAGAACTGGCGGctcaaaaaagtttccaatTCTATTATTGGCGATCTTAGCTACCGCACag CTGGATCCAAGTATACACAGACTGGCATGTTTGAAGTGACAAAAgctgaggaggaggagaaggttTGGAGCAGTCCACCTGCATCACCGAATCCCAATTCTAGCAGCTCATCAAATTCCACACCCTCGCAATCACATACTTCCTCAAATTCCAAGGTTAATCCTTCAGCGCTTAGGGTTACCATACCGAGTGAACTGCAAGGGGTTGCGTACATTGAAGTTCTTTGTCAAAAGg ACCAGGAGGATTTATGCAGTGCCAATATCAGCCTCTTAAACGGTGGCACGAATAGCTCTAACGCAGATATGCACTGGCAACAGAAACTGGAAGCTGCTCAAAACGTTTTATTCTGTAAAGAATTGTTTAGCCAACTAGCAAGGGAAGCTGTACATCTACGAGCGCCTATCCCTCACATGGTTGTTGGCAATCAGATCATGGCAACG GTTCTCCCCGGCATACAACTCATCATTGGCTTGTGCCACAGTACAGGCAATGATAAGAAACCTTCGGCACCACCGCCACAAAAAACAGAGCATGACCATGTACTGGAACATTCGTTGCATCAATTGCTGCGTGAAGTTCACCacaaaaatacacatcattCATTTCCTCATCCATCTTCAGGTCCTATAGGTCCAAGTAAAAGACGCTGTTTGGCAGGTCCAAATGCTGCAGACAGATATGAACTACTGGAGATGACAAAGAG CCAAACATTGTTGGAGCAGATAATTCAGCAAGCTCAACATTTCTTTATGCGGCTAAGGACAGAGTACGTCTTGGATACGATAGCAAAAGAAGTTAAAGACCCATTAATAGTTTCGCACTGGAATGCTCTCAATTCTCCGACCCAGTCTTGtgtcaaaattaatattttgacGCACGGTTACGACACCGTTTGTCGGACGTCGCTAGTTGTACACGTGGGTGAGAAGTCTCTGAAATGCGTATGCAGGGATGGACGAGTGATGCATATGAGTTACGAACCTCAGGAATTACGAGATCTCATTTTTTGTCAA ATCTACCAACATCAGATAACAGCTGTCCAAGCATTGGCCAAGTGTATGGGCTGGCAGTTCTTAGCTAATAGTTCTCATTTGGGACTCGGGGCTGTTGAGCCGCTTGGTAACGCCAGTAGCTGTATACTAGCATCGCCCATAGGAGATAG AATGATTGCAGTCAGATGCGAGCCACAGACTGGGGTTCAAGTTGGAATAGCACATTCACCAAGAAAAGATTTCTTTCCCGGACAATTAGTGAGAGAGCGAAAATGGGAGAACTTGGGTGGTTCGTTCAAAGAAGTTAGGTGGGACAAGATGgagggtaaaaattttttgaataaaatggAGCTGTTGATGGCATCGCTGACAAGTTCTTAA